CGGGCCTTCGCCGCGTAGTCGAGGCCGCGCGTCGGCTCGTCGAGCAGGAGCAGCGGAGGGCGGGCCGTCAGCACGATCGCCAGGGCGAGCGTGAGGCGCTGGCCTTCCGAGAGGTCACGGGGGTGGGTGTCGTCCGCGATGCCGGGCAACAGCCGCGAGACAAGGGCGCGGCAGGTGCCCGGACCCGCGCCCGCGTCATGGTCGGCGGCGGCGCACTCGGCGGCCACCGTGTCCGCGTACAGGAGGTCCCGCGGTTCCTGCGGGACCAGGCCGACGCGGCGGATCAGGTCGCGCGGGCCCGTGCGGTGCGGGACCACCCCGCCCACCAGGGCCGTGCCGGACGACGGGCGGACCAGGCCGACCAGGGTGGACAGGAGAGTGGACTTGCCGGCGCCGTTGCGGCCCATCAGGGCGACGATCTCGCCGGGCCCGACCGTGAGGTCGACGTGGCGCAGCGCCTCGACGCGCCCCCGCCGCACCGCGAGCCCCGCGACCTCGGCGACGGCGGTCACCCCGGGCTGCTTGCGAGTGCGGCGCAGCGGGGACCGGCGGGAGTCGGGGGAGGCAGTGGCCCGCGGCTGCTCATGAGGCTCGCGCGGCTCGTGCCCCGCCAGGCGCTCCCGCAGCTTCCCGGACCTGCGCCGCGCGTCCCGCACCGTCAGCGGCAGCGGTGACCAGCCCGCGAGGCGGCCCAGGTCCACGACCGGCGGGAACACCGGCGATACGGCCATGATCTCGGCGGGCGCGCCGAGCAGCAGGGGCTCGCCGGGTCCTGGGAGGAGCGCGACCTGGTCCGCGTACTGCACGACCCGCTCAAGCCGGTGCTCGGCCATCAGGACCGTCGTGCCGAGGTCGTGCACCAGGCGCTGCACCACCGCGAGGACCTCCTCCGCGGCGGCCGGGTCGAGCGCGGACGTCGGCTCGTCGAGGACCAGGACCCGCGGGTGCGGGGTGAGGACGGAGCCGATGGCGACGCGCTGCTGCTGCCCGCCGGACAGCGTCGCGATGGGACGGTCGCGCAGATCGGCGAGGCCGAGCAGGTCGAGGGTCTCCTCGACGCGGCGCCGCATCACCTCGGGCGCGAGCCCGAGCGACTCCATGCCGTACGCGAGTTCGTCCTCGACCGTGTCGGTGACGAAGTGGGAGAGCGGGTCCTGCCCCACCGTGCCCACCACGTCGGCGAGTTCCCGCGGCTTGTGCGTACGGGTGTCGCGCCCCGCCACGGTGACGCGCCCGCTCAGTGTGCCCCCGGTGAAGTGCGGCACGAGCCCGCTCACCGCGCCGAGCAGCGTCGACTTGCCGACGCCCGAAGGGCCCACGAGCAGCACCAACTCGCCCTCGGGCACGTCGAGTCGAATGTCACGGACCGTGGGTGTCGCGGCCCCGTCGTACGTCACCGAGACGTCCTCGAACCGGATCATGAAGCCTCCTTCGAGGGCGTTTCGGCGAGCGGCGGCGCGGGCGCCACGAACGCCGGGAGCAGTCCGAGCAGCACCCCGGCCGCGGGCCACAGCGGCAGCGTCGGCGCGGCCAGCGGCACGACGCCGGGCGCCAGGGCCGAGGGATCGTAGGAACCGGCCCGGATCATCACGGCGGCGACGGCCGCCCCCGACGCGGCGACGAGCCACGCCCGCACACCCCACACGTCGGGCCGGTACCGGGTGCGGACCGAGCGGCGCCCGCCGAGCCAGAGCCCGCCGAGCGCGGCCGCCACCCCGGCGAGCAGCACGGGCAGCCCGTACCGCGCGCCGTCCGCGGTCAGCAGCCCGTACGTACCCGCGCACACCCCGACCAGGCCGCCCAGCGTCAGCACCGCGGTGGCCCGGCGCACGGCGGCCGGGACCTCGGCCGTGCGCCCGTACCCGCGCGCGTCCATCGCGGCGGCCAGCGCCACCGACCGCTCAAGTGCGCCCTCAAGGACGGGAAGACCGACCTGCGCCAGGCCCCGCAGCCCCTTGTCGGGCCGGCCGCGCAGCCGGCGCGCGGCGCGCAGCCGCCGCACATCGGCGATCAGGTTCGGCGCGAACGTCATCGCGACGACGACGGCGACCCCGGCCTCGTACAGCGCGCCCGGCAGGGACTTGAGGAGGCGGGCCGGGCTCGCGAGGGCGTTCGCCGCGCCCACGCAGATCAGCAGCGCGGCCAGCTTCAGGCCGTCGTACAGCGCGAACACCAGGCCCTCGACCGTGACCCGGCCACCGATCCGCACCCCCTGCGCCCACTCGGGCAGCGGCACCTCGGGCAGCGTGACGAGCAGATGCGTGCCCGGGATCGGCGACCCCAGGAACACCGCGAACACCAGCCGGATCCCGATCACCGCGAGCCCGAGCTTCACGAACGCCCCGTACGAGCGCGCCCACGGCGCCGACGTGCGCCGCGCGGCCACCACGTACCCGGCCACCCCGATGAGCAGCGCGAGCAGCAGCGGATTCGTCGTCCGGGACGCCGCCGTGCCGAGCCCGAGCGCCCAGAGCCACCAAGCGCCTGGGTGCAGCGCGTTCGAGCGGTGGACCCGGGGAGCGGCGAGCGGACGACGGCGCGCGGACGGCCCCGTCCCCGGGTCGCGCGCGAGGCGCGTACGCGGGGCGGGGTGCGGTGAACCTGCGCCGGTGCTGCTCATCGAATCGTCGTGTCCGTGTCCGTGGTCAGGTGCCTGCGTCAGCCGTGCCTGCCTCAGCCGCGCCGGCGGCGGGCCTGCCAGGCCGCGGCCGCGCCGAGCACGACGACGGCGGCGCCGCCCGCGATCAGGCCGACGGAGGGGCCACCGCCGTCGGACGCCGCGTCCTTGGACGTGCCCGGCTCGGTCCCCTCGGAAGTCCCCTTGGAGGAAGACACCTGCTCGCCGCAGCCCGTCTTCGGGAAGCCGGCGATGGAACACAGCAGCGCCTGGTTGTTGTAGCGCAGCGGCTTCGCGACGGCGGCGAGCGCCTCCGCGCTGGTCGCGTCGTCCGCGACGCGCGCACACGCCGTACGCGCCTTCGGCGGCGTCTCACCGGACGGCGCGTCCTGCGCCGTGCCGAAGTCGACGACGAGCGCCACCCGCTTCTCGCCGCCCTTCGCCGGAGTGTCCGCGCAGATGGCGTCGAAGGAAGCAGCCCCGCGCGGCTTCGCCGAGTCCTGCGAGTCCTCGCTCACGGAGAACCGGAACCCCTGCACATCGCCGTCCGACGGGCGGGCCGTCGACGGGCCCTGCGAGGCGTACACCCAAGCGGAGCCGTCGCGGTCCCAGAACGACCAGTAGCGATAGCCGGTCGCCTGCGCCTGGCCCGCCCCCGCGACGAGTGCACACAGCACGCCCGATATGAGAACGGCCAGGCTTCGGCGGCGGTACGTGGTCACAGCTGCTGCTTCTTGCGGCCGCTGAACAGGAAGCCGATGCCGATACCGGCGACGGCCGCGACGGCGACGACGTACCAGACACTGATGCCGCCGTCGTCGTCCTTCTTCTTCTCGTCGGCCGTGGCGGCCTTCGTGGAGGACGGCGCGGGGCCCGTCGCGTTCAGGGCCTTGACCAGGTCCGTGCCGCCGAAGTCACGCGGGTCGTTGCCCGTCGCGTGCGCGGCGAAGATCAGCTGGGCGTAGGCGGCCGGACCGGACTGCTCGGCCCAGCCCCCGGCGTTCTTCTCCAGCCAGGCGTACGGGTCCTTCGTGTACTTGACGCCCTCGGCGGCCGCGATCGAGGTGACCGCGTCGGCGGTGTTGCCGTAGTCGGGCTGCGACTTGGTGCTGCCCGGGGTGACGGCCTTCAGGTACAGGCGGGTGCTGAGCTGGCCCTGGAGGTAGACGGCGGCGTTGTGCGCGAGGTCCCCGGCCGTCCTGCCGTCCTTGCAGACGTAGCTGTCCGGGGCCTTGCCCTTGCCGGGCGCCATGCCGGACCCGAGCGCGCCGAGCACGCCGGCCGCGGTGGCGTCCGCGTTGGCGGCCAGCTTGCCCTTCTTGTCGGGCTGATAGGCGAGCGCGCCGCCGTCCTTGGCGTCCGAGCAGGGGAGCGCGAGCGCGGCCAAGGCGTCCTGGCCGGTCTTGCCGCGGCCCGACTTCACGTCGGCGGGCTTCTCACCGGCCGCGACGAGCGCGCCGATCACGACGGCGGTCGAGTTGGCGTCGCTGTCCATGCCGAGGTTGTAGCCCCAGCCGCCGTCGCCGTTCTGCGCCTTCTTCAGCCAGTCCACGCCGCGGGTGACCTCGCCCTCGCGGCCGCCGACCGCGACGAGGGCCTGCACCGCGGCGGCCGTGCTGTTGCTGTCGACGAGCGTCTTCTTGTCGCACTCCTTGCCCGGCTCGGCGCGGAAGGCGGCGAACCCGCCGTTCGTGCACTGCTGCCCGGTCAGCCAGTCCACGGCCTTGTCGGCGGGCTTCACACCGACGGTGTCCTGCGCGACCAGCGCGATCGACTGCCGCCAGACACCGTCGTACGTCGGGTCGCCCTTCCCGTAGAGCCCGGAGGGGATCGCCACCGAGGGGGACGCGGAGGGCGCGGAGCCGTCCGCGAGGGCGGCCGGGGCGGTGGCCATGCCGATGACGGCGGTGGCCGCCACGAGCGCGGCGCTGCGGCGAATGTTCATGGTGGGGCGGGTGCCTCTCCCTGCGGGGAGCCGGGCGCACGGCACACGCGGGCACCGGGCGGCTCCGGCTCCGTATGCCTCGACGGTGCCGGCCACCGGCGGGGGCCGATGACGCGAGCCGGTCACGCGCCGCACGGGGCAGTCCGGCTCACCACTTACGTGGTTCACGGATTGGGGTCTCCCCTGCTCGAGCGGAGCCGAGAGCTTGGGGAAGGGTCAGCGCCGGATTCGCACCGGCTTCCCCCCGTGCGGGCATGATGACGACCTGCCCACTGTACCGGCCCGTAGGGGACCTCCCCCGGGGTGCCCGAAGGGCCGGGACAGACCGAAGTCTGCCCCGGCCCTTCGGGACGAGTGCGCCCAGCTGATGACGCCAGTGCCTAGCGGATGTCGACCGGCCCGTCGTCGCCGCTGTCACGGCCGTCGCGACCGTCCACCGGGCTCGACGCCGCCCCCAGGTACCGCTGGATCTCCATCTCGCCGCCGCTCTTCTTGGCGTCGCCGTCCGGGCCGCCCAGGTTGCGGCGGACCGAGTCCAGGATGGTCAGACCCTGGCCGACGAGTCCGGCCGCGATCTCACCGAGGCCGTCCGCGCCGTTGAGCACGTTCACGTTGGCGCCCTTGAGACCGCCGGCCGCCTCCTTCACGATCTGCGGCAGCTGGTCGATCAGCATCCGGTCGAGCGCGACCCGGTCGTACGACGCCGCCGCCGCGGCCTGGATCTTCATCCGCTCGGCCTCGGCGATGGCCATCACGCGGATCCGCTCGGCGTCCGCCTCCGCGGGCTTCACGACCTCGGCCACCAGCTGCTGCTGGCGCAGTTCGGCGGCCCGCTCGGCCAGTTCGGTGCGCGCCGCGAGGACCTCCTGCTCGGCGTGCGCCTGGGCCAGCGGCCCGGCCTGGGCGGCCGCCGCCTGCGCGCGGTCCACCTCGGCCTTGTACTCGGCCTGGACGACGGCGGTCTGCCGCGCGTACTCGGCCTGGTTGCGCTGGGCCTCCTGCTCCGCCTGGGTCGAGGCCTGGGTGGCCTGCGCCTGGGCGATCTGGGCCTGCCGCTGGATGGCCGCCTTGTGCGGGGCGGACATCGCGTCGATGTAGCCGGTGTTGCCGTCGTCGATGGACTGGATCTGGAGCGAGTCCACGATCAGCCCGATCTTCGCCATCTCGGCCTTCGAGGTGTCGAGCACCTCGGCGGCGAGCTTCTGCCGCTCCGTGACGATCTCCTCGACCGTCATCGAGCCGATGATGGAGCGCAGGTGACCCGCGAAGATCCGGCCGGTCAGGACCGACATCTGGTCCTGGTCGGACAGGAAGCGCTGGCCGGCGTTGACGATGGACTCCGTGTCGTTGCCGACCTTGAACGCGATGACGGCGCGCACGGTCAGGGCGATGCCCTGCCGGGTCACGCACTTCTCGACGACCTCGGCCTCGGACATGGCCAAGGACAGAAAGCGGGTCTTGCGGAAGATGGGCAGGACGAATTTTCCGTGTCCCGTCACGACCCGGAACGGCGCTCCCCCAAGTCCCCGCCTGCCACCCGAGATCAGCATCGCCTCATCGGGAGCGGGAACGCGATATCCGAACATCCTTCAGTCTCCTTAGCGGGCGTCACCCGTGTCGCCGGAGCCGTCGGTCCGCTCGTCGTCGAGCGACGGATCGCTCCAGGCCATGACGACGACCTGGCGGGTGCCGCGGGACTCGATCACCAGGACCGTCGACCCGCGCTCCATGGGTTCGTCGGACCAAGCGAGAAACGCCTCGCTGCCGCCCCTCACCCGCACCAGTACCTCGCCCGGGCCCTCGGCTCCGCGCGTGGCGATGACCAGCTTCCCCGTACAGCCGACCACGGCCTCGTCCGGCGCCATCGGTGGCCGCCCCCTTGTCGGTCCAGTTCTGAGATGCCAGACATTACGCCTGTTGCCACCCGCCGACCATGCGGAGGAAGGCCCGTCGGGCAGGCTGTTTCGCACACCCGGTAAAGATCGCGCAACGCCGGTAAAGTACAGGTCAAGTGCGTAGGTCAGACCGGTGCATACGTCACCGGGTCGCTCCCGGCGACCGCCTCCGCGCGGCCCAGTTTCACCAGCCGGCGCAAGTGCGCCTCGGCCTCCGAGACCGCGATGGTGCGCGACCCGTAAGGGATCTGTTCCCACGGCCGGTTCCACTCCATCCGCTCGGCGAGCTGCCAGGGGGTGAGCGGGGTGGCGAGCAGGGTGAGCAGGCCGGTGAGGCGCTCCTCGTGGTGGTCGAGCAGCTCCCGTACGCGGGCGGGGGCGTCGGTGAAGGTGTGCTGGTGGGCCGGGAGCACCTCGGCGGGGGCCAGGCGCCCGACGCGTTCCAGCGAGTCCAGGTAGTCGCCGAGCGGGTCGGTGACCGTGGCGTCGTCGGGGTCCTCGTAGAGGCCGATGTGCGGGGTGATGCCCGGGAGCAGATGGTCGCCGGAGAAGAGGCGGCCGTTGCCCGCGAGCCCGGCGGGGTGGTCCTCCTCCAGGTGCAGGCAGACATGGCCCGGGGTGTGGCCGGGCGTCCAGATCGCGCGCAGGCGGCGGCCCGGCAGGTCGAGCAGATCGCCCGGGGTGATGGTGCGGTCGGGGAGAGCGGGGGCGAGGCCCGGGAGGCTGCGGGCCCGGCCCGAGTCGCGGGCGGCGATCAGCGGCGCCATGTGCTCCTCGGGGGCGCCGGCCGCGGCGAGCTTCGCGGCCATGAACGCGTACCAGCGCTCCGGCGGGTTCTCCCGGGTGCGGCGCACCACGGAGACATCCGCCTCGTGCATGGCGATCCAGGCGCCGGACGCCTCGCGCACCTTGGCCGAAAGGCCGTGGTGATCGGGGTGGTGATGGGTGATCAGGACTCCCGTCACCTCACCGACGCTCGTGCCGCAGGCGGCGAGCCCCCCGGTGAGCGCGTCCCACGACTCGGGGTCGTCCCAGCCGGTGTCGATGAGGACGGGCCCGCGGTCCGTGTCGAGGAGGTGGACCAGGGTGAAGCCGAGCGGGTTGTCGGGGATCGGCACCCGAAGGGACCAGACGCCTCCGCCGTGGTCGGTCACCTGCGTCATCGGGCCCCACCTCTCGTACGACGACCTCGAACTCCCGCCACTGTAATAGAACTTGTTCCAATGGTCGCCCGGGTCGACTTGTTGCGCGACGGTCGCCGTGCCGATCCGTGGACTCCTGGAACTGGAACTGGTATCAGTTTCCAGAGGTTCTGATGCAGTGTCAGAAAACTTTCCCGCGAGAGGCGGTCGGTCATGACCGGGCATGAGGAACGGCTTGAGCACGAGTTCGTGGAGCACGGACAGCTCTACATCGGCGGGGAGTTGACCCAGCCGTCCGGCACGGACGTCATCGAGGTGATCTCCCCGCACACCGGAGAGGTCTTCGGGCGCGTGCCGCACGCCGCGCCCGCCGATGTCGACCGCGCGGTGGCCGCCGCCCGTACGGCGTTCGACGAGGGCCCCTGGCCGCGGCTCCCGCTCGAGGAGCGCATCGCGGTCGTCACCCGCATCAAGGACGCGATCGCCGTACGGCACGAGGAGATCGCCCGCCTCATCTCCTCCGAGAACGGCTCCCCGTACTCATGGAGCGTCCTCGCGCAGGCCCTCGGCGCGATGATGGTGTGGGACTCCGCGATCACCGTCGCGAAGAACTTCACGTACGAGGAGACGCGCGACGGCGCGCTCGGGAAGATCCTCGTGCGGCGCGAGCCGGTCGGCGTCGTGGCGGCCGTGGTCCCGTGGAACGTCCCGCAGTTCGTGGCCGCCGCCAAGCTCGCGCCCGCGCTGCTCGCAGGCTGCACCGTCGTCCTCAAGCCGTCCCCGGAATCGCCGCTCGACGCGTATCTGCTCGGCGAGATCGCGAAGGAGGCGGGCCTTCCGGAGGGGGTCCTGTCCATCCTTCCCGCGGACCGCGAGGTCAGCGAGTACCTCGTGGGGCACCCCGGCGTCGACAAGGTCTCCTTCACCGGATCCGTGGCCGCGGGCCGGCGCGTCATGGAGGTCGCCTCGCGGGGCCTCACCCACGTCACCCTCGAACTCGGCGGCAAGTCCGCGGCTGTCGTCCTGCCGGACGCGGACCTCGCGACGACCGTCCCCGGCCTCGTCCAGTCCGCCTGGATGAACAACGGCCAGGCCTGCGTCGCCCAGACCCGCATCCTCCTGCCCCGCTCGCGCTACGACGAGTTCGCCGGAGCCCTCACGGAGGCGGCGGCCGCGCTCGTCGTCGGCGACCCGCTCGACCCGGCGACCCAGGTCGGCCCGCTGGTCGCCGAGCGCCAGCAGCGCCGCTCCCTCGACTACATCCGCATCGGACAGGAGGAAGGCGCCAAGATCCTCACCGGCGGCGGCCGTCCCGCCGGGCTCGACCGGGGCTGGTACGTGGAGCCGACCCTCTTCGGCGGCGTCGACAACTCGATGCGCATCGCCCGCGAGGAGATCTTCGGCCCCGTCATCTGCCTGCTCCCGTACGGCGACGAGGCCGAGGCGGTGAAGATCGCCAACGACTCCGACTACGGACTCAGCGGCAGTGTGTGGACGGCCGACGTCGCGCACGGCATCGACGTCGCACGGCAGGTGCGCACCGGCACGTACAGCGTGAACACCTTCAGCCTCGACATGCTCGGCCCCTTCGGCGGCTACAAGAACTCCGGTCTCGGCCGGGAGTTCGGGCCCGAGGGATACAGCGCCTTCCTGGAGCACAAGATGATCCATCTGCCGGCCGGCTGGGAGGCGTGATGGGGGACCGCTGGCACGTAGAGGTCGACCGGGGCGTGTGCATCGGCTCGGCCCAGTGCGTCCACCACGCCCCGGACGCCTTCCGTCTCGACTCCGGCAGGCAGTCCCGCCCTCTTGAGGCGGAGGCCGACGCCAACGAGAAGATCCTGGCGGCGGCGGAGGGCTGCCCCGTGGAGGCCGTCATGATCACGCTCCTCGGCAGCGGGGAGTCGGTCTTCCCGCCGGAAGAATAAAAAAATCCCCTTTGGCGGGTTGCGTCATGACATGGGCGGTCTATTGTGGTAATTGGCCTATGAGGCGAGTGAGGGAGTCCCACCGGAGTAGCCGACTGTGGCGTGACGCAAACGGCATCCGCCGTAGCCGACGTCGACGGTAGGGCTGAGAGGCCGGAAGGCAGTAGCAGAGCCGGAAGGCGACCCCTAACACCTGATCCGGACCATGCCGGCGCAGGGAACCCGTCTCGTAGGTCTTTCGCGTGCCCCGGGCGCCGCTCACGGCCCGGGGCCGGCGTCCCGCCGGGGCGCCTATTTATTCGCGTCCGGCGTGGTGAGGTCGATCAGCCGGCACACCGTCTCGATGTCTATCTTCACCTGGGCGATCGAGGCGCGCCCCGACAGCCAGGTGATGAGCGCCGAGTGCCAGGTGTGCTCGATGACGCGGACCGCGGAGAGCTGCTGCGGTGTCGGGTCGTCGAGTTCCATGGCGTCCAGGATGATCGCCGTCGTCTGACGGGAGACCTGGTCGACCTCGGGGCTCACGCTGCGGTCGGCGAAGGTCAGGGCGCGCACCATCGCGTCGGCGAGGTGCGGCTCGCGCTGGAGCGCGCGGAAGGCCCGCATCAGGGTCTCCGCGACCCGCTCCGAGGGCAGGTCGGACGAGGGCGGGCGCTTGCGGACCGTGGCGTGCATGTGCTGGAGCTGGTCCTGCATCGTGGCCACGAGGAGATGCACCTTGGACGGGAAGTACCGGTACAGCGTGCCGAGCGCGACCTGCGAGGACTCGGCGACCTCACGCATCTGCACCGCGTCGAACCCGCCGCGGCTGGCCAGCTGGGCGCTCGCGTGCAGGATGCGGCGGCGGCGCGCCTCCTGGCGCTCGGTGAGGGGCGGCGACGCCGGATGTGCTGTCTTCGCTTCCGCTGTCATGTGTCCCGTTCCGTGGCTGTCAAGCCGTAATCCGGTGTTTTCGAGAGGCTCATCATGGCAGGGGAGCGGGGGCTCCGTCGTGGCGCGAATCACCTGATCCGAGCGTTACAGCGAGGCTACCTGCCGGTAGATTCTGTGCTCCTTGAAGGATCAAAGAGCCGGCAACTCTGAAACTTGTTCTAGATTACCGCCCACGCGTAGTCTCGCGTGAACGTGCCGCGAGAAGGGGGCCACGAGTGACCGCTGAGGCCATGGAGGCGGGCCCCCGGGCCCGCTCCTCCGCCGACGGTGACCGTCCGTTGCGCATCGCTCTCCTTACGTACAAGGGGAACCCGTTCTGCGGCGGGCAGGGCGTCTACGTACGCCATCTGTCCCGCGAACTCGCCCGGCTCGGGCACCAGGTCGAGGTCATCGGCTCCCAGCCGTACCCCGTCCTCGACGACGGCGAGGACCTGCTGGGGCTCCGGCTCACCGAGCTGCCCAGCCTCGACCTGTACCGCAGCCCCGACCCGTTCCGCACCCCCAAGCGCGACGAGTACCGCGACTGGGTGGACGCGCTCGAGGTCGGCACCATGTGGACCGGCGGCTTCCCCGAACCCCTCACGTTCTCGCTGCGCGCCCGGCGCCATCTGCGGGCGCGGCGCGGCGAGTTCGACATCGTGCACGACAACCAGACGCTGGGCTACGGCCTGTTGGGCGGGCCCGCCGCGCTCGGCGCGCCCCTCGTGACCACGATTCACCACCCCATCACCGTCGACCGGCAGCTGGAGATCGACGCCGCGCCCGACTGGAAGCGGCGCGCCTCCGTACGGCGCTGGTACGCGTTCACGCGGATGCAGAAGCGCGTCGCCCGCCGCCTGCCGTCCGTGCTCACCGTCTCCGGGACCTCGCGCCAGGAGATCGTCGACCACCTCGGCGTGCGCCAGGACCGGATCCGCGTCGTACACATCGGCGCCGACACCGACCTGTTCTCGCCCGACCCTTCGGTCGCCGAGGTGCCGGGCCGCATCGTGACGACGTCCAGCGCCGACGTCCCCCTCAAGGGACTCGTCTTCCTCGTCGAGGCGCTCGCCAAGGTCCGCACCGAGAACCCGGCCGCCCACCTCGTCGTCGTCGGCAAGCGCGCCGAGGACGGGCCCGTCGCCGCGGCCATCGAGAAGTACGGCCTCGAAGGCGCCGTGTCCTTCGTCAAGGGCATCACCGACGCCGAACTCGTCGACCTCGTACGGTCGGCGGAGGTCGCCTGCGTGCCCTCCCTGTACGAGGGCTTCTCGCTGCCCGCGGCGGAGGCCATGGCCACCGGCACCCCCCTGGTCGCCACCACCGGCGGAGCGATCCCCGAGGTCGCCGGGCCCGACGGGGAGACCTGCCTCGCGGTGCCCACCGGCGACGCGGGCGCGCTGGCCACCGCGCTCGGCAGACTCCTGGACGACCCGCGGCTGCGGGCGCGGCTCGGCGCCGCCGGACGCGAACGCGTCCTCGGGAACTTCACCTGGGCCCGCGCGGCGCTCGGCACCGCCGAGCTCTACCGCGAGTCCATCGCCCGCTCGGCCGGCCGGACCACCGGCGCCGCGGCCACCACCCCTCTCGAACGTGCAGGATCCGACCGCGAAAGCAGGGCCACGTGCTGACCGTCGACTTCACCCGCTTCCCGCTCGCCGCAGGCGACCGCGTCCTCGACCTCGGCTGCGGAGCCGGGCGGCACGCGTTCGAGTGCTACCGGCGCGGGGCCCAGGTGGTCGCCCTCGACCAGAACGGCGAGGAGATCCGCGAGGTCGCCAAGTGGTTCGCTGCGATGAAGGAGGCCGGTGAGGCCCCCGCCGGCGCCACCGCCACCGCCATGGAGGGCGACGCCCTCAACCTCCCCTTCCCGGACGCCTCGTTCGACGTCGTCATCATCTCCGAGGTGATGGAGCACATCCCCGACGACAAGGGCGTGCTCGCCGAGATGGTCCGCGTCCTCAAGCCGGGCGGCCGCATCGCCGTGACCGTGCCCCGCTACGGCCCCGAGAAGGTCTGCTGGACCCTCAGCGACGCCTACCACGAGGTCGAAGGCGGCCACATCCGCATCTACAAGGCGGACGAACTCCTCGGCAAGATGCGCGAGGCGGGCCTCAAGCCGTACGGCACCCACCACGCGCACGCCCTGCACTCGCCGTACTGGTGGCTGAAGTGCGCGTTCGGCGTCGACAACGACAAGGCGCTGCCCGTGCGGGCGTACCACAAGCTCCTGGTCTGGGACATCATGAAGAAGCCGGCGCTCACCCGGGTGACCGAGCAGCTCCTCAACCCGGTCGTCGGCAAGAGCTTCGTCGCGTACGCCACCAAGCCGCACCTGCCCAAGGCCGAGGCGTGACGAGCCCGGAGAAGACCGAACACCTCGTCCTGCCCGGCGTACTGACCGCCGAGCAGGCCGCCGCGACCGTCCGCGGGCTCCTCGCCGTGCAGCGCGAGGACGGCGCCATACCGTGGTTCCGCGGCCACCACCTCGACCCGTGGGACCACACCGAGGCCGCCATGGCCCTCGACGCGGCCGGCGAGCACGACGCCGCCGAGCGCGCCTACGACTGGCTCGCCCGCCACCAGAACGAGGACGGCTCCTGGTACGCGGCCTACGCCGACGGCGACGCCGGTGACATCACCGACCACGGCCGCGAGACGAACTTCGTCGCCTACGTCGCCGTGGGCGCCTGGCACCACTACCTCTCCACCGGCGACGACGCCTTCCTCGACCGCATCTGGCCCACCGTGTACGCGGCCATGGAGTTCGTCCTGCGGCTCCAGCAGCCCGGCGGGCAGATCGGCTGGAAGCGCGAGCCGGACGGGACACCCGTCAACGAGGCGCTTCTGACCGGCAGTTCGTCCGTGCACCACGCGCTGCGGTGCGCCCTCGCCATCGCCGAAGAGCGCGAAGAGCCCCAGCCCGACTGGGAGTTGGCGGCCGGCAGCCTGCGGCACGCGATCCGCCGCCACCCCGAGCGGTTCCTCGACAAGGACCGCTATTCGATGGACTGGTACTACCCCGTCCTCGGCGGCGCCCTCACCGGCGCCGAGGCGGAGGAGCGCATCCAGGCGTCCTGGGACCGCTTCGTCGTCCCCGGGCTCGGTGTGCGCTGCGTCGTCCCCAACCCGTGGGTCACCGGCGGTGAGAGCGCCGAACTCGCCCTCGCCCTGTGGGCGGTGGGCGAGTCCGACCGTGCTCTGGAGATCCTCCAGTCGATCCAGCACCTGCGCGACCCGGAGTCGGGCCTGTACTGGACCGGCTACGTCTTCGACGACCGGGCGGTCTGGCCGTTGGAACTGACCGCCTGGACAGCCGGTTCGGTGCTGCTCGCCGTCGCCGCGCTCGGCGGCGACGAGGCAACCTGCTCGGTGTTCGGCGGCCGCCTCCCGGCGGGCTTCGAACCGGACTGCTGTGAGGGAAGCCCCGCTCAGTAGCGGCGCAGCCGGCCGGCGACGAAGTGCCCGACGAACAGGTACACCAGCGCCGCCAGGCCGTAGCCCGC
The DNA window shown above is from Streptomyces sp. NBC_01445 and carries:
- a CDS encoding glycosyltransferase family 4 protein, whose protein sequence is MTAEAMEAGPRARSSADGDRPLRIALLTYKGNPFCGGQGVYVRHLSRELARLGHQVEVIGSQPYPVLDDGEDLLGLRLTELPSLDLYRSPDPFRTPKRDEYRDWVDALEVGTMWTGGFPEPLTFSLRARRHLRARRGEFDIVHDNQTLGYGLLGGPAALGAPLVTTIHHPITVDRQLEIDAAPDWKRRASVRRWYAFTRMQKRVARRLPSVLTVSGTSRQEIVDHLGVRQDRIRVVHIGADTDLFSPDPSVAEVPGRIVTTSSADVPLKGLVFLVEALAKVRTENPAAHLVVVGKRAEDGPVAAAIEKYGLEGAVSFVKGITDAELVDLVRSAEVACVPSLYEGFSLPAAEAMATGTPLVATTGGAIPEVAGPDGETCLAVPTGDAGALATALGRLLDDPRLRARLGAAGRERVLGNFTWARAALGTAELYRESIARSAGRTTGAAATTPLERAGSDRESRATC
- a CDS encoding class I SAM-dependent methyltransferase, with product MLTVDFTRFPLAAGDRVLDLGCGAGRHAFECYRRGAQVVALDQNGEEIREVAKWFAAMKEAGEAPAGATATAMEGDALNLPFPDASFDVVIISEVMEHIPDDKGVLAEMVRVLKPGGRIAVTVPRYGPEKVCWTLSDAYHEVEGGHIRIYKADELLGKMREAGLKPYGTHHAHALHSPYWWLKCAFGVDNDKALPVRAYHKLLVWDIMKKPALTRVTEQLLNPVVGKSFVAYATKPHLPKAEA
- a CDS encoding prenyltransferase/squalene oxidase repeat-containing protein, whose translation is MTSPEKTEHLVLPGVLTAEQAAATVRGLLAVQREDGAIPWFRGHHLDPWDHTEAAMALDAAGEHDAAERAYDWLARHQNEDGSWYAAYADGDAGDITDHGRETNFVAYVAVGAWHHYLSTGDDAFLDRIWPTVYAAMEFVLRLQQPGGQIGWKREPDGTPVNEALLTGSSSVHHALRCALAIAEEREEPQPDWELAAGSLRHAIRRHPERFLDKDRYSMDWYYPVLGGALTGAEAEERIQASWDRFVVPGLGVRCVVPNPWVTGGESAELALALWAVGESDRALEILQSIQHLRDPESGLYWTGYVFDDRAVWPLELTAWTAGSVLLAVAALGGDEATCSVFGGRLPAGFEPDCCEGSPAQ